The DNA window ATCATTTCCATCCCTCTTGAACACATCATGAGCCTTTTCCTCCACCAAGAACACTAGATCACCTGCAGAAAACCCAGGTTCTTGGTTTCCTTTCTCAGGGAAAGTGATCTTCGTCCCCTTTTTCCAACCGGGTTTGATCTCTATCGACACTACTTCTTCAACCATCTTCGGTTTTCTGTAATAAGATTGGTTAAGAAATATTGCAGGAATTTCTggatctatctatctatatgtATAATCAAAAAAACATACCCAGAATTGTCAGGAACAATGCGGctgatcttcatcttcctcttggAACCCTTATAGAGTTCCTCCAAGCTACAAGCTAGTTTATTTTCAACATCCATAAGTTTATACCCATTTGATTTCATACCTTCCCCATTACCACCGTTTCCACCAAAGAATTCCTTGAACATGTCTGCTGCATCTCGAGGGTTGAATCGGTAAGATCCTTCTCCACCGTCTTCTGATTTGAGTGCTTCCTTGCCGTAGAGATCGTAGACTTGGCGGCTTCTAGGATTGCTGAGGATCTCATAAGCTTCAGAGATCTGCTTGAATTTCGATTCAGCCCCTGGAGATTGATTCTTATCTGGATGCCATTTCATTGCAAGTTTCTTGTAAGATTTCTT is part of the Impatiens glandulifera chromosome 1, dImpGla2.1, whole genome shotgun sequence genome and encodes:
- the LOC124921969 gene encoding dnaJ homolog subfamily B member 1-like, with product MGVDYYHILRVAQTATDEDLKKSYKKLAMKWHPDKNQSPGAESKFKQISEAYEILSNPRSRQVYDLYGKEALKSEDGGEGSYRFNPRDAADMFKEFFGGNGGNGEGMKSNGYKLMDVENKLACSLEELYKGSKRKMKISRIVPDNSGKPKMVEEVVSIEIKPGWKKGTKITFPEKGNQEPGFSAGDLVFLVEEKAHDVFKRDGNDLIVHKKISLVDALIGRNKINLVTLDGRNLIVPVKHIVRPGFEVAVEDEGMPISKEPGKKGRLRIKFDVEFPTKLTQEQKSELKRVLSTTTTS